A genomic region of Metopolophium dirhodum isolate CAU chromosome 1, ASM1992520v1, whole genome shotgun sequence contains the following coding sequences:
- the LOC132936802 gene encoding zinc finger protein 271-like yields the protein MSFSVSGNLTVHKRIHTDEKLYACDVCDKSFSKSHHLKIHRRTHTGEKPYACDVCDKTFPVSGSLTAHKRIHTGEKPYECNVCDKSFPISGNLTVHKRIHTGEKPYACDVCDKSFSQSHHLTTHRRTHTGEKPYACDICDKTFSISGNMTAHKRIHTGEKPYACDVCDKSFSKSQHLTTHQRTHTGEKPYACDECDKSFSESGILTAHKRIHTGEKPYACDVCDKTFSISGNMTAHKRIHTGEKPYACEVCDKSFNQLNNLMTHRRMHTGEKPYACDVCNKTFSINGNLTAHKRIHTGEKPYACDVCDKTFSISGNLTSHKRIHTGEKPYACDVCDKSFSHSHHLTTHRRTHTGEKPYACDVCDKSFSENSNLTKHKRIHTGEKPYACDVCNKTFSISVNLTAHKRIHTDEKPYACDVCNKTSSVSGS from the coding sequence ATGTCGTTCTCTGTAAGTGGAAATTTGACGGTACACAAACGAATCCACACCGACGAGAAACTGTACGCATGCGATGTATGTGACAAGTCTTTCAGCAAAAGTCACCATTTGAAGATACACCGACGCACGCACACTGGAGAAAAACCGTACGCATGCGATGTATGCGATAAGACATTCCCTGTAAGTGGCAGTTTGACGGCACACAAGCGAATCCACACCGGTGAAAAACCATACGAGTGCAATGTGTGCGACAAGTCGTTCCCTATAAGTGGCAATTTAACGGTACACAAACGAATCCACACCGGCGAAAAACCGTACGCATGCGACGTATGCGACAAGTCTTTCAGCCAAAGTCACCATTTGACGACACACCGACGAACGCACACGGGAGAAAAACCATACGCGTGCGATATATGCGACAAGACGTTCTCTATAAGTGGCAATATGACGGCACACAAGCGAATCCACACCGGCGAAAAACCATACGCATGCGATGTATGCGACAAGTCTTTCAGCAAAAGTCAGCATTTGACGACACACCAACGAACGCACACTGGAGAAAAACCATACGCGTGCGATGAATGCGACAAGTCGTTCAGTGAAAGTGGCATTTTGACGGCACACAAGCGAATCCACACCGGTGAAAAACCATACGCGTGCGATGTATGCGACAAGACGTTCTCTATAAGTGGCAATATGACGGCACACAAGCGAATCCACACCGGCGAAAAACCGTACGCATGCGAAGTATGCGATAAGTCTTTCAACCAACTTAACAATTTAATGACACACCGACGAATGCACACTGGAGAAAAACCATACGCGTGCGATGTATGCAATAAGACGTTCTCTATAAATGGCAATTTGACGGCACACAAGCGAATCCACACCGGGGAAAAACCATACGCGTGCGATGTATGTGACAAGACGTTCTCTATAAGTGGAAATTTGACGTCACACAAGCGAATCCACACCGGGGAAAAACCGTACGCATGCGATGTATGCGATAAGTCTTTCAGCCATAGTCACCATTTGACGACACACCGACGAACGCACACTGGAGAAAAACCATACGCGTGCGATGTATGCGACAAGTCATTTAGTGAAAACAGCAATTTGACGAAACACAAGCGAATCCACACCGGTGAAAAACCATACGCATGCGATGTATGCAATAAGACGTTCTCTATAAGTGTCAATTTGACGGCGCACAAGCGAATCCACACCGACGAAAAACCGTACGCATGCGATGTATGCAATAAGACATCCTCTGTAAGTGGCAGTTAG